The following are encoded together in the Bdellovibrio sp. ArHS genome:
- a CDS encoding L,D-transpeptidase family protein translates to MKVLLVALSVFGVAQSALAGKYSCKNIDSIVEDRNLVDLTGESLESLRNKRIQGTKVIVSKEGKRLFLFSGDSLLRVYNVALGRSPYGHKTQEGDNKTPEGVYQIDFKKNDSEYHKALHVNYPNKADLERTKRISQNKGVDLSPGGDIMIHGLPNDDTSRFFVDKAHPIINWTRGCIAVTNEEIDELYQLVPVKTELEICPANERGASNSALKIAEDIAKEESDLKSISIPGKAQ, encoded by the coding sequence ATGAAAGTTCTTTTAGTAGCTTTGTCAGTTTTTGGAGTAGCGCAAAGCGCACTTGCCGGGAAGTATAGCTGTAAGAATATCGATTCAATTGTGGAAGATCGAAACTTAGTAGATTTAACTGGAGAAAGTCTAGAGTCTCTCAGAAACAAAAGAATTCAAGGCACTAAAGTCATTGTTTCTAAAGAAGGAAAGCGTCTTTTCTTATTTAGCGGCGATAGTCTTTTAAGAGTTTATAATGTGGCCCTAGGTAGATCTCCGTACGGACACAAAACTCAAGAAGGAGATAATAAAACTCCGGAAGGAGTTTATCAGATTGATTTTAAAAAGAATGATAGTGAATACCATAAAGCTTTACATGTAAACTATCCAAACAAAGCTGATCTTGAAAGAACTAAAAGAATATCTCAAAACAAAGGTGTAGATTTGAGTCCTGGTGGTGACATCATGATTCATGGGTTACCAAATGACGACACTTCACGTTTTTTTGTTGATAAAGCTCATCCAATCATTAACTGGACACGTGGCTGTATCGCTGTCACGAACGAAGAGATTGATGAACTCTATCAGTTGGTCCCTGTAAAGACGGAGCTTGAAATTTGTCCTGCCAATGAGCGGGGAGCATCCAATAGTGCTTTGAAAATTGCGGAAGATATAGCTAAAGAAGAGAGTGACTTGAAGTCTATTTCTATCCCCGGTAAAGCTCAGTAG
- a CDS encoding PilZ domain-containing protein: MTQTPLKKPTGIYFLAVLFLLAPLGNLAISFAGSGVPHWYLPPTLFEFLKAVTPLDWVWLGLLFLSGILLFKPHKTSWTLAILSLVFVLVVNGYRFSTHALVGDGLFNQTHLVLSSFVTVGVLLLAFYFRFPYLDRRAQWLFPTAHRYEFATRADVVAQDIFEGVTESISVSGARIRLKRDMEASSRGLRFVDVIFPEIRNVKIKSKVVEYHENVLRLKFKDLSRRDRGYLHDWFRSQIETEQKSKG, from the coding sequence ATGACACAGACACCACTCAAAAAGCCTACCGGGATTTATTTTCTGGCCGTGCTTTTTCTGTTGGCGCCCCTGGGAAATCTGGCAATCAGTTTCGCGGGAAGCGGGGTTCCCCACTGGTACTTACCACCCACGTTATTTGAATTTCTCAAAGCGGTGACACCTTTGGATTGGGTGTGGCTGGGGCTGCTTTTTTTGTCGGGAATTTTGCTTTTCAAACCGCATAAGACTTCTTGGACCCTGGCCATTTTGTCTCTTGTCTTCGTTCTGGTCGTGAATGGGTATCGTTTCAGCACCCACGCTTTGGTGGGGGACGGGCTTTTTAATCAAACTCATCTGGTTCTTTCCAGCTTCGTCACCGTCGGCGTTCTGCTTTTGGCCTTTTATTTTCGTTTTCCTTATTTGGATCGTCGTGCCCAATGGTTATTTCCAACCGCCCACCGCTATGAGTTTGCGACTCGCGCTGATGTGGTGGCGCAAGATATTTTTGAGGGTGTTACAGAATCTATTTCCGTTTCGGGAGCGCGCATCCGATTGAAAAGAGATATGGAAGCAAGTTCCCGGGGATTGCGCTTTGTGGATGTGATCTTCCCTGAGATCCGCAATGTGAAGATCAAAAGTAAGGTCGTGGAATATCACGAAAACGTGCTTCGTTTGAAATTTAAAGACTTAAGTCGTAGGGATCGTGGATATCTGCATGACTGGTTTCGGTCTCAGATTGAGACAGAACAGAAATCCAAAGGTTAA